A window of the Bactrocera neohumeralis isolate Rockhampton unplaced genomic scaffold, APGP_CSIRO_Bneo_wtdbg2-racon-allhic-juicebox.fasta_v2 cluster09, whole genome shotgun sequence genome harbors these coding sequences:
- the LOC126764138 gene encoding uncharacterized protein LOC126764138, which produces MNANNTKTTTPTTTTKLTTTATTKDMSYRNPITESDEDELLASSQETSKSTTEHTKQSIPVDTAVKTTEVRDEASTSKAAMSTNQSALAAKSENKKKRKKSQNQLRKNRYQRAVFILGKIAKDQAAGTPVDEAETKRLKSIVEEYEGYLKRKQSQPQVENKLESTSQKRNRSIIEVPGTQPKKPRRSEGEHSSTTTARHFCDVARDSLQVAIIDGNSSSPGTIQERWVEIDVRLSSMVLSYVLDNPAGPHPEFDSSETLRGYRVIKCADQASLDFLTGSVAIISNAFVGL; this is translated from the coding sequence ATGAAcgcaaacaatacaaaaacaacaacaccaactacaacaaccaaattgacgacaacagcaacgactaaggacatgagcTATCGGAATCCTATAACGGAATCCGATGAGGACGAACtacttgcctccagccaggagacgagtaagagtactaccgAACATACCAAacaaagtataccggtagatacagcagtgaAAACCACAGAGGTAAGGGacgaagcgtccacctccaaggctgccatgagcaccaaccaaagtgcactggcggctaaaagtgagaacaaaaagaagcgcaaaaaatcccaaaatcagctgaggaaaaaccggtaccagagggcggtcttcatactagggaagatagccaaagaccaggcagccggtaccccagttgatgaggctgaaacaaagcgcctcaaatccatcgtagaggaatatgaaggctacctgaaaaggaagcaatcacaacctcaagTAGAGAACAAACTAGAGAGCACTTCCCAAAagagaaatcgctccatcaTAGAGGTACccggaactcagcccaaaaaaccgaggcggagtgaaggagaacacagcagcacaacaacggcaaggcatttctgcgatgtagccagggatagcctgcaggtggccattatagatggaaattcctcctctccgGGCACAATACAggagagatgggtggagatcgacgtcagattgtcgagtatggtgctaagctatgtactcgacaatcctgcgggtccccacccggagtttgactcctctgagaccctcaggggctacagggtcatcaaatgcgcggaccaggcctcgctagatttcctgacgggtagtgttgctatAATTAGCAACGCCTTCGTAGGCCTttaa